From the Meriones unguiculatus strain TT.TT164.6M chromosome 12, Bangor_MerUng_6.1, whole genome shotgun sequence genome, one window contains:
- the LOC110539695 gene encoding small ribosomal subunit protein mS38-like, producing the protein MLFDPFTVRSLQAQVGLPPSLIRRRKMNHHKYRKLVKRTRFQRRKVREGRLRKKQIKFEKDLKRIWMKAGLKEAPGNWQTPKIYMKNK; encoded by the coding sequence ATGCTTTTCGACCCCTTTACAGTTCGCAGCCTGCAAGCCCAAGTCGGGCTGCCTCCCTCCCTGATCCGAAGGCGGAAGATGAACCACCACAAGTACCGTAAACTGGTCAAGAGGACGCGGTTTCAACGGCGTAAAGTCCGGGAAGGACGGCTGAGAAAGAAGCAGATCAAGTTTGAGAAAGACTTGAAGCGCATCTGGATGAAGGCAGGCCTAAAGGAAGCCCCTGGGAACTGGCAAACCCCAAAGATCTACATGAAGAACAAATAA